In the Ficedula albicollis isolate OC2 chromosome 22, FicAlb1.5, whole genome shotgun sequence genome, one interval contains:
- the SLC25A37 gene encoding mitoferrin-1, which translates to MQSLQPDPKAQYRSVYEALKKMVLTEGLWRPLRGVNVTMLGAGPAHALYFACYEKMKKSLSEIFQSGGNSHLANGIAGSVATLLHDAVMNPAEVVKQRLQMFNSPYTSVLGCVRAVRRSEGWAAFYRSYTTQLSMNVPFQAIHFISYELLQERLNPRRRYSPASHVVAGAVAGAVAAAATTPLDVCKTLLNTQESTALSSLNIRGHLSGMANAFSTVYRLGGVAAFFKGVQARVIYQMPSTAIAWSVYEFFKYFLTKHTLEKKASS; encoded by the exons atgcagagcctgcagcccgACCCCAAAGCCCAGTACAGGAGTGTGTACGAAGCTCTGAAGAAGATGGTGCTGACAGAGGGGCTCTGGAGGCCTCTCCGTGGGGTCAATGTCACCATGCTgggggctggccctgcccacGCCTTGTACTTTGCCTGCTACgagaaaatgaaaaagtctCTCAGTGAGATTTTCCAGTCAGGAGGAAACAGCCACTTGGCCAATg GCATCGCCGGGAGTGTGGCCACGCTGCTCCACGACGCTGTGATGAATCCTGCTGAAG TGGtgaagcagaggctgcagatgtTCAACTCTCCCTACACGTCGGTGCTGGGCTGCGTGCGGGCGGTGCGCAGGAGCGAGGGCTGGGCGGCCTTTTACCGCAGCTACACCACGCAGCTGAGCATGAACGTGCCCTTCCAGGCCATCCACTTCATCAGCTAcgagctgctgcaggagcgCCTCAACCCCCGGCGCCGCTACAGCCCCGCCTCCCACGTGGTGGCCGGGGCCGTGGCCGGGGCCGTGGCCGCCGCGGCCACCACGCCGCTGGACGTGTGCAAGACGCTGCTGAACACGCAGGAGAGCACGGCCCTGAGCTCCCTCAACATCAGGGGCCACCTGTCGGGCATGGCCAACGCCTTCAGCACCGTCTACCGCCTGGGGGGGGTCGCTGCTTTCTTCAAAGGCGTCCAAGCTCGCGTCATTTACCAGATGCCCTCCACGGCCATCGCCTGGTCTGTGTATGAGTTCTTCAAGTACTTCCTGACCAAGCACACGCTGGAGAAAAAGGCGTCCTCGTGA